From the genome of Argentina anserina chromosome 4, drPotAnse1.1, whole genome shotgun sequence, one region includes:
- the LOC126790870 gene encoding phytanoyl-CoA dioxygenase, with the protein MGIAGNLTPDQIQSFNSQGYLVLESFASPDDITAMRTRMDQLLRDFDCSGTASIFSTKNQQSKTDNYFYESVDKISFFFEEKAFGDDGSLKQSKELSINKVGHALHELDPVFRKFSYSEKVSGLLSSLAYKRPVPVQSMYIFKQPGIGGEVVPHQDNSFLYTEPQTCTGLWLALEDATLINGCLWAIPGSQKDGLVRRFIRGENGVTFDRPSPAYDPKDFVPIEVKAGSLIVIHGDLIHQSFENQSSKSRHAYSLHVVDTDGCKWAPDNWIRRKVEPEPIYVS; encoded by the exons ATGGGAATCGCCGGCAATCTCACTCCCGACCAAATCCAATCCTTCAACTCCCAAG GTTATCTTGTCCTGGAATCGTTCGCGAGTCCCGATGACATCACGGCCATGAGGACCAGGATGGACCAGTTGCTCCGCGACTTTGACTGCTCCGGCACCGCCTCTATTTTCTCTACCAAGAACCAG CAAAGTAAGACTGACAATTATTTCTACGAAAGTGTCGACAAGATTTCGTTTTTCTTTGAAG AGAAAGCTTTTGGGGATGATGGAAGTCTAAAACAGTCAAAGGAACTTTCAATTAATAAAGTTGGACATG CATTACATGAGCTTGATCCGGTATTCAGAAAGTTCTCTTACTCTGAGAAAGTTTCGGGTTTGTTATCCTCCTTGGCATACAAAAGGCCCGTTCCGGTTCAGTCTATGTATATCTTTAAG CAACCGGGTATTGGAGGCGAGGTAGTGCCACATCAGGATAACTCATTTCTTTATACCGAACCACAAACTTGCACAGGGCTGTGGCTGGCCTTGGAAGATGCAACATTAATAAATGGATGCCTATGGGCGATTCCTGGATCTCAAAAGG ATGGTCTTGTTAGGCGATTTATCAGAGGTGAAAACGGTGTGACCTTTGATCGGCCTTCCCCTGCGTATGATCCAAAAGATTTTGTGCCTATTGAAGTCAAAGCTGGGTCCTTAATTGTTATTCATGGTGATCTTATACATCAAAG CTTCGAGAACCAGTCTTCAAAGTCAAGGCATGCGTATAGCTTACATGTGGTAGATACAGATGGCTGCAAATGGGCTCCAGATAATTG GATTCGGCGGAAGGTGGAACCAGAACCCATCTATGTTTCTTAA
- the LOC126792476 gene encoding WUSCHEL-related homeobox 6, whose amino-acid sequence MPATSNSKIPRSSSVGVARSPLGVRRRYYRSLRRGHAVSVTPAVLSTEAIGGKSPAWKERSGDCRDPHIHNNKDQPRVLLVPKLTSTSNTTQNPVLFNHHHHQMVRVTTSSEPGRGSAGCFCVDKKLAAAAPTRSTRWNPTGEQLMALEKLYRSGLKTPTAQQIQLMTAQLRNFGKIESKNVFYWFQNHRARERQKRRRELMSIYQTDSKKLQTLTSNTLCSLQDKESAGGLTNSSLEVEPQRIPKCTVLSDQESCSVLQETMSMVKSNSYRQLVEQSDSPRPTSVHTNASATLIYTKFLNSHHYYDYDCGMVLAAPNIKGEEEESRETQTLELFPLKRESLKDANDTRLPTSSKTASTDTTADFMADRPILSISLNF is encoded by the exons ATGCCGGCCACGTCGAACTCGAAGATCCCGAGGTCAAGCTCCGTCGGTGTTGCTCGATCCCCGCTCGGGGTGCGTCGCCGCTACTACCGATCGCTGCGTCGTGGTCACGCGGTCTCTGTGACACCGGCGGTGTTGAGCACGGAGGCGATTGGAGGGAAATCGCCGGCTTGGAAGGAGAG GAGCGGTGATTGTAGAGACCCTCACATACACAATAACAAGGATCAGCCTAGAGTACTACTCGTTCCGAAGCTTACCTCTACTTCCAACACTACCCAAAACCCTGTGCTCTTcaaccaccaccatcatcaga TGGTTCGAGTAACGACATCATCAGAGCCAGGAAGAGGTAGCGCTGGTTGTTTTTGTGTTGATAAAAAGCTAGCAGCTGCAGCTCCAACGCGAAGTACCCGATGGAATCCAACTGGGGAACAGCTAATGGCCCTGGAAAAGCTGTATCGATCTGGGTTAAAGACACCGACGGCCCAACAAATCCAACTGATGACTGCACAGCTTCGAAACTTTGGGAAGATTGAAAGCAAGAATGTATTCTACTGGTTTCAGAACCACCGAGCCAGGGAGAGGCAGAAAAGACGCCGTGAACTCATGTCAATATATCAGACTGACTCTAAGAAATTACAAACTTTAACCAGCAACACACTTTGCAGTCTCCAGGACAAAGAATCTGCAGGAG GATTAACAAACTCAAGTCTTGAAGTTGAGCCCCAGAGAATACCAAAGTGCACTGTTCTTTCTGATCAG GAATCATGTTCAGTACTGCAAGAGACGATGAGCATGGTGAAAAGCAATTCCTACAGGCAACTAGTGGAACAATCAGATTCGCCTAGACCCACATCAGTACACACAAACGCGTCAGCGACATTAATTTACACAAAGTTCTTGAATTCTCATCACTACTATGATTATGATTGCGGTATGGTATTGGCTGCACCCAATatcaaaggagaagaagaagaaagtagAGAAACTCAAACTCTGGAGCTCTTTCCACTCAAGAGGGAAAGTCTTAAGGATGCTAATGATACCAGATTACCTACAAGCAGCAAAACCGCAAGCACAGACACTACTGCAGACTTCATGGCAGATCGACCTATATTATCAATTTCTTTGAACTTTTAA